TTGTCGCTCGCCACTGCGGGAGTGTTGGTTTTGTGTACGTAGATATAGACGTACGCAacgagcgcaagaaggGTCCATCCATACAGTCAATTTACCTTCATGCTAAATAGGACAAATTAGGTTCCACACACGGGGGCCGAATGAATGTGGCGACAACACAGATATCATTCAAGGTAATAGGTCGAACAACATTTATAACtacgcatcgcgcggcaagcgcgctgAGCGCGAGACCCGTCCATTCGTATTGGATGGGATGTAATTTTGCGTAAATGCGCTCACAGGCGATACGCCCATCGCGGAAGAAGGCACAATCTGGCCCGGGCGCATGTGGAATGCCATGGGGGGCGGAGGCTCGTCCTCATATGTGTGGCCAACACCTGCGGCAGCGTACGGGCTCTGATCGGCATTCCAGCCATCCATGTACGTGTTAGGCCAGTCGTCCACATGTGAATCGTAAAATACCTCTCGTGCATCCTGGACTTGAGGGTCGCGGCCGTGGCCTGCAggggcggcgcgacgttgcAACATGTTTCTTGCGGGTggctgcgcgccagcaTATTCGTCAGCCGATGCTGCAAGTCCATTGCCACTGAACGACTCGGAGATTGGCGACGCCGTACGCTGCCGTGacggtgctggtgctgctgctggtgctggtgctgctggtgctgctggtgctgctggtgctggtgctggtgctgctgcggaTGCTGGTGTTGGTGCTGGTGCATGacgacgcgcagcagcgacgcccGCACCGGCACCAGCAAGCCCCGCAGTGCCTGCGaccgcgccggcgccggccgcagctgctgcgggAGCGGCAGAGCGGTTGGTAGCAAACtgcgttgcgccgccgcctaAGCCACCCGAAGGCGACGGATCAAAGCCCGAGTTCTGCCCAGGCAGATACGAAACTGGGCTGTGGCTATCAGGGCCGTAGGAAGACTGACTCTGCGCCATCTCGGCCGCCCGTTGGCCGTTCCTGCGACGATACCACCACAATGCCAAAAATCCAAGAGCGACCAGCGCAAGGGCACCGACGACACCACCGACGACACCACCAACAATCGCGCCCGTGTTGGTGCCGCCCGAGTCGCTGACATTCTTCGTAGGATCAGTCGAGGGCATCGGTGAGGGAGGTGGAAGGGTGCTGGTTAGTGAAGTGGGTGGTGGTGTACTTCTGCGCATAGTCGATGAGTCTTCGTTGGTGTCATCCGTAGTGCTGGAGCTGGAGCTGGTACGCGTGCTGGAGCTGCTTGTCCTCGTCGACGATCGTAAAAGCGTCGAAGACTGTGAGCTTAGTCCAGCAAAAGCAGATGAAGAGGTACTTATGCTAGTAGATGTGCTCGTGCTACTAGTGCTCGAATCGCTCGTTTCCGTTTCCGTGTCCGTGTCCGTGAGTGATGTCCCTGTAGACAACAGTGCATTGGTTGTGATGGTGCTCAGTGTCCTGTAAGATGTTGAGGTGGGATCATCATCCTCATCGTAGCGCGTCCTCTCCGCAGTCACCACAGCAGTGACGGGATCTCCATCGTCGTCTGTCGTAATAAccgtggcgcggcgcgggtAAAAGACGTGATGGCTCAGACCAAACTCAAGCAGACCAGGTGACTGATGGCCAAACCTTTTAGAGCGCAGTATAGCAGCCTGTGTTGGCTTTGAAAGCGACGTGCGCTTTACTCTGCCGATACCGCGCATCGTAGCCACGAACTACGGAGCAGGCTATGCGACGCGCCAATGTCAGTGTCTGCGGCCGAAACGCTGCGCCCCTCTGCACTATGTGCATGTGATCGGGTTCGCGGGGCAAATGGTAAGCTTAGTTCGGCCGATAAAACCCAAAATCTTGAGTTCTCCAATCAAAAATACGCCGGCAACAAGACGCAGCAAGTCGTAAGATGGCATGCTGCGGCATGTGCACTGCGGAAAAGGAGTGCATACATGGGGCACAGGCTACGAACGCAAGAGCCCAAGTGGAGAGAATTCCTGACGATGATGCTGGTAGCATACAGGCGCTATGAGGTGATATATACACAGAATTAGCTGCGCTCATACGCATTGGGCTTGGCGGGCTGCGCAGGGTGGTGACACTGGTGTGCGTGGCAACGTGACTTTTTGGTTTTTTTTGttggccgcgcagcgccagtgTCGTCATCATCGGATGAGTATGGCACGCTCGAATCCGAGTCGTCCGAGCCGGAGGCAGAGCTTCCGGAAGACGACTCGCCAAAAGCACGCTGTTTCCGAAATATACAACAGACTGCATGTCAGCGTAGGTAGGTACATACTTTTACTTTTCTTCTTCCCCATCCCTTCGTTATCCACAGTATCGTCTGTCCAAACGACTTGACGCTCTTGATTCGTGCGGCGGGTGCGTGGATTAAATCGTACATCGCCGCCACCACGAAGTCGCAATACACCGACGTGCGCGTCCGTggaaacgccgcgcgcttcgtcgtcaAAAGTTTGTGTGTTTTGCATAGTCAATGTTCGTGACCCATGTGCATCATTACGCACATTCCCCTGACGggcttgctgctgcattGTACAATTTTACGATGAAATGCACCGCATAAGCCggacttgcgcgcgtggtGGAGAAAGCAACTTtggccgcagcgccaccGGCGGCCGAGGAAATTCTGCGCGTGGCCTCATGCACGTTtaaaaaaaaaaaaaactgCACGCTGACAGCGCAGGAAAAAAATATAAATACTGGGCAAGTGACACCCTGGTTTCCCTAAGATCATACTTTACGGAATCACTTAATAAAGTCGATAACCGGATCTTTCGTGCTCAAACGCATGTCACAATATTTCAGCCCAGAGGATGAATGCCGAGTGTTATGGCGCTTGTCGTCTGCCAACTCCCTTTAGCCAGTGAGGGTTTATGGGCCTTGTCGCCCGTCGATGATCTGTAGCCCTTCGATTGCTTTGAGGCCTTTGGGCTCTTGGATTTTGTCTAGGACGTTCGGATTTTTCGGATTGCTCGACAGTCGTTGGGGGGATTGGTCGCTCTACTCTGATGGGTCTTTGTGTCATGATGTTTTAGATTTGTAGTTAAATTGCATGTATTTCGAGCTTGGACTATTTTTGCACGACTTAAGCAAGTTGGGTACTACACTGCCGAGTATGTGCAGCAAAACGGCCTCTGCGCAATTCCGTATGCTTGCCAACAGAATCTTTTCTCTGGACTACATACATTATGCGCTACCGTACGTCAATCATATTTCATCACGTGACGTATACAGAGGATCAAAAAAGGATGCTACCTTGGGATTGCTCTAACGAGCCCTCCCAAGATAGCAGCACACATAAAACCCTCTTCAACAGAAGAGATGATAGGGAAAAAGTATATCATGTCGCTCAAAGTGGGACCCACCCGGTTGAATCTAGTAAAAGGCGAGGTTCAAGGTCCTAGAGAAAGCCCCACAGCAACAGAAGTGAAGAACCCCCACTTGCGCGGACCCCCTCTTTTATAGGTTTTCTCGCGGGATAAAAAAAAACGATAATGGCCGTTGCTTATGTAATC
This is a stretch of genomic DNA from Malassezia vespertilionis chromosome 1, complete sequence. It encodes these proteins:
- a CDS encoding uncharacterized protein (TransMembrane:1 (i39-61o)) → MSLLLELELVRVLELLVLVDDRKSVEDCELSPAKADEEVLMLVDVLVLLVLESLVSVSVSVSVSDVPVDNSALVVMVLSVL
- a CDS encoding uncharacterized protein (TransMembrane:1 (o20-46i)), producing MPSTDPTKNVSDSGGTNTGAIVGGVVGGVVGALALVALGFLALWWYRRRNGQRAAEMAQSQSSYGPDSHSPVSYLPGQNSGFDPSPSGGLGGGATQFATNRSAAPAAAAAGAGAVAGTAGLAGAGAGVAAARRHAPAPTPASAAAPAPAPAAPAAPAAPAPAAAPAPSRQRTASPISESFSGNGLAASADEYAGAQPPARNMLQRRAAPAGHGRDPQVQDAREVFYDSHVDDWPNTYMDGWNADQSPYAAAGVGHTYEDEPPPPMAFHMRPGQIVPSSAMGVSPVSAFTQNYIPSNTNGRVSRSARLPRDA